The Dioscorea cayenensis subsp. rotundata cultivar TDr96_F1 chromosome 7, TDr96_F1_v2_PseudoChromosome.rev07_lg8_w22 25.fasta, whole genome shotgun sequence genome includes a region encoding these proteins:
- the LOC120264909 gene encoding protein EFFECTOR OF TRANSCRIPTION 2-like, which translates to MSYRSKREECKHTEHDSDFSKWQVLIGPKDWEDYTLGKDGVERYRIHNLPQCFSCSGLYELAISKIPIEGRKSREPPPDAIVVVYLGHSDNVRARLQEYGRSGSHLERGNPSVCANNFKDLCLVKGPGLFKEAFSKGYSILFRWAPMTDKKEAKKIESKLLDTFDYAWNTRANGTSRRDDVLKISSTMTGQPIPKVLNNLQEWKQLTFNKKVGIMISESVPPDKLGSSNYLQHFLIPLVRKVSRIQPRPNEGGEVLNSGYDICGVTDGDGSICRRKPVLRNKRCLLHKGKWIISNGHITSKEASSSTENSSLVRLAIEDSSRFIELPCNGTQQCEELRERSPTENFHTEDKSVDVEHDHSEEYHICGVLLSYGNVCRSKPLLGRKRCDDHKYMRVNGIIPRTAREFTITNITSSEELDPCEESQICGVLLGHGNVCRSRPSRGRARCEDHKGMRVNSIISRTTIRECSSRAATYHFQEYQRCGVSLENGNVCQRMPVQGRQRCEVHKGQRVRRITY; encoded by the exons ATGTCATACAGATCGAAGAGGGAGGAGTGCAAGCACACCGAGCACGACTCCGACTTCTCTAAGTGGCAG GTTCTCATTGGACCTAAAGACTGGGAAGATTATACCTTGGGCAAAGATGGTGTTGAAAGATATAGAATCCATAATCTTCctcaatgtttttcatgctctggGCTTTATGAGCTTGCCATATCGAAAATTCCCATAGAAGGCCGTAAATCTCGAGAACCTCCACCAGATGCCATTGTTGTCGTCTACCTTGGGCATTCAGATAATGTCAGAGCTCGACTTCAAGAGTATGGTCGTTCAGGATCCCATTTAGAAAGGGGGAATCCGAGTGTGTGTGCGAATAACTTCAAAGACCTTTGCCTTGTAAAAGGACCTGGTTTATTCAAAGAAGCCTTCTCAAAGGGCTATTCTATCTTGTTCAGATGGGCTCCG ATGACAgacaagaaagaagcaaagaagatAGAGAGCAAGTTGCTTGATACCTTTGATTATGCATGGAACACTCGTGCAAATGGCACCAGTCGTCGTGACGATGTACTGAAGATTTCTAGCACTATGACTGGGCAACCAATTCCCAAAGTTCTAAACAATCTTCAAGAATGGAAACAGTTAACATTCAATAAAAAAGTGGGGATAATGATCAGTGAAAGTGTTCCACCTGATAAATTAGGATCCTCCAATTATCTCCAACATTTTCTTATTCCGCTTGTACGTAAAGTATCAAGAATTCAACCTCGGCCAAATGAAGGAGGTGAGGTCCTAAATTCAGGATATGATATATGTGGGGTAACTGATGGTGATGGTTCTATCTGTAGAAGAAAACCTGTACTGAGAAACAAAAGGTGTCTGCTGCATAAAGGAAAATGGATCATTTCGAATGGGCATATAACAAGCAAAGAAGCCTCATCGTCAACAGAGAACTCATCACTGGTCCGCTTGGCTATAGAAGATAGCTCACGTTTTATTGAGTTACCCTGCAATGGAACCCAACAATGTGAAGAGCTAAGGGAAAGAAGTCCTACTGAAAATTTTCATACTGAGGATAAATCCGTAGATGTCGAACATGATCATAGTGAAGAATATCACATCTGCGGGGTGCTTCTTAGCTATGGGAATGTTTGTAGGAGCAAGCCTTTGCTGGGAAGAAAAAGATGTGATGATCATAAATATATGAGGGTCAATGGAATCATACCAAGAACAGCCAGAGAATTTACTATTACAAACATAACGTCATCTGAAGAACTTGATCCTTGTGAAGAAAGTCAGATATGTGGAGTATTACTTGGACATGGGAATGTGTGCAGGAGCAGACCTTCTCGAGGGAGAGCAAGATGCGAAGACCATAAAGGAATGAGAGTCAATAGCATCATATCAAGGACGACAATCAGAGAATGCTCATCTCGTGCAGCAACTTATCATTTCCAAGAATACCAGAGATGTGGAGTGTCCCTTGAAAATGGAAATGTTTGTCAGAGAATGCCTGTTCAAGGTAGACAGAGGTGCGAAGTTCATAAAGGCCAAAGGGTCAGACGGATAACATATTGA